The bacterium genomic interval CCGAGGCAACCGAGCCGCCCTCAACGGTTACGTGAGTCGAATCATCGACACCGATTTTGCCGATGCCGGGCGATCGATCCGCAATCCGGGGGCGCTCAGGCGGTGGATGACCGCCTGCGCCGCAGCTTCCTCCACCACCGCCTCCTACGAAGTCATCCGCGATGCCGCCACCAGTGGGCAGGGTGACAAACCCAGCCGACAGTCCACCGCTCCCTACAGCGAAACCCTTGAGCGGCTTTGGGTGCTCGACCCGGTCCCAGCCTGGATGCCCACCCGGAACCGCCTGGCCAAGCTAACCAGCGGGCCGAAGCACCAACTGGCCGATCCCGCACTGGCGGTGGCCCTCTTGGGTATCAGCGCCGACGCCCTCCTCGACGGTCAAACCGCGGGGCCGCCCATCGCCCGCGACGGCTCGCTGCTCGGCCATCTGTTCGAATCGCTCATGGCCCTCAACCTTCGGGTGTACGCCCAAGCCGCAGAGGCCTCGGTCGGCCACTTCCGCAAGCAGGGGAACACGCGGGAGATCGACTTTATTGTGGTCCGACCCGACGACCGGGTTGTCGCCATCGAGACCAAGCTCTCCCAGACGGTGAGCAGCAAAGACGTGCGCCATCTCCATTGGCTGCGCGACGAGATCGGCGACGACCTCCTTGATGCGGCCATCATCACCACCGGACCAACCGCCTACCGCCGCAATGACGGCATCGCCGTGGTCCCCGCCGCCCTCCTCGGACCCTGACCATTACCGCGGCCAGCGGCTCGGGGAACTGTCACCGGGGTTCTCTAGAGTCTGACCCGTGAGCGTCAAGGTCGTCTGGACCCCCTACGGACCGTCCGCCACCGAGCGGCTAGGCGAGCAGATCGCCGCGTTCAAGCAGGGCGATCCGCTGTCGCCGGTAACGGTGGTAGTGCCCTCCAATATCGCCAAGCTGGGGACTCGACGGGCTCTGGGGGCCAAGGTCCCGGGGATTGCCGCGGTGGAATTCCTCAAGCCTTTCGACCTGGCTGAACGCCTAGCTGGACGGCAAATGGCGATGGAACATGAGCGCAAGCCGCTTTCTGGACCGGTGCTCAGCGCGACCGTGCGGAGCGTGCTGAACACCGACCCCGGCCTGTTCCAGGCCTCGGCCCGACACCCCGCCACCGAGCAAGCCTTGGTGCGGTC includes:
- a CDS encoding DUF4143 domain-containing protein yields the protein QGAPYPPLWGVHRRAVDADRRPGRFILTGSASPSTRPTHSGAGRIISVRMRPMSLVERWWTPVFQTPTVSLSSLLAGSRPNISGDTEAGLSDYVDAIATGGFPGMPHETRRGNRAALNGYVSRIIDTDFADAGRSIRNPGALRRWMTACAAASSTTASYEVIRDAATSGQGDKPSRQSTAPYSETLERLWVLDPVPAWMPTRNRLAKLTSGPKHQLADPALAVALLGISADALLDGQTAGPPIARDGSLLGHLFESLMALNLRVYAQAAEASVGHFRKQGNTREIDFIVVRPDDRVVAIETKLSQTVSSKDVRHLHWLRDEIGDDLLDAAIITTGPTAYRRNDGIAVVPAALLGP